The following coding sequences lie in one Synechococcus sp. CC9902 genomic window:
- the mutS gene encoding DNA mismatch repair protein MutS, translating into MELSLQGSLFGAPEPTVNAPNTRPSTGDLPNPFNSDHNLSDADLSKDALARPRRRNETSGSTPTAGVDPDDRADETRDDTTSTDEPAWGHHSQLKPEQLTPVLRHYVELKMAHPERVLLYRLGDFFECFFEDAITLSRELELTLTGKDAGKAIGRVPMAGIPHHAAERHCSDLIRLGYSVALCDQLETTPTKGALLKRDITRVLTPGTVLEEGMLTARRNNWLAAVVVEPATQHQPFRWGLAQADVSTGDVQVLQREGSDGLHQHLARLQASELLWSGDDPAPAWCPDRVGLTPMSSTPFSRPEAEAVLLEHYNLASLDGIGLPEVPLALQAIGGLLQYVGDTQPLEDNARVPLDVPAIVHNGDSLVLDAQTRRNLELTATQRDGLLQGSLLWAIDRTLTAMGGRCLRRWIEAPLMDRSAIQQRQTVVSRLVEKRPLRQTLRRLLRPMGDLERLAGRAGAGHAGARDLVAIADGLERLPQLAAQLNGQLTDGPAWLQALFDPQPQLQELATTVSNTLKEAPPLSLSEGGFIHDGVDPLLDGLRNQLDDQDAWLAQQERQERQGSGISTLRLQHHRTFGYFLAVSKAKTSSVPDHWIRRQTLANEERFITPELKEREGHIFQLRARACQREYELFVQLREQVGLMATSIREAARAVAGLDALTGLADVAATSNFCAPELTNNRELTLSAARHPVVEQLLVETPFTPNDVALGNGRDLVVLTGPNASGKSCYLRQIGLIQLLAQVGSWVPAKEAKIGIADRIFTRVGAVDDLAAGQSTFMVEMAETANILHHATSRSLVLLDEIGRGTATFDGLSIAWAVSEHLAGDLKARTVFATHYHELNALAGERDNVANFQVMVEETGDNLLFLHQVRPGGASRSYGIEAARLAGVPMAVVQRAQQVLDQLGD; encoded by the coding sequence ATGGAACTATCCCTGCAAGGCAGCCTCTTTGGCGCGCCTGAGCCAACGGTCAATGCCCCAAACACAAGACCATCAACTGGCGATCTGCCGAACCCGTTCAACTCCGATCACAACCTCAGCGATGCAGACCTAAGCAAAGACGCCTTGGCTCGACCGCGCCGACGCAACGAAACCAGCGGATCAACACCAACGGCCGGAGTTGATCCAGACGACCGAGCAGATGAAACCCGTGACGACACCACGTCCACCGACGAGCCGGCATGGGGCCACCACAGCCAACTCAAACCTGAGCAGCTCACACCGGTGCTGCGCCATTACGTGGAACTCAAAATGGCGCACCCGGAGCGGGTGCTGCTCTACCGGTTAGGCGACTTTTTTGAATGCTTTTTTGAAGATGCCATCACCTTGTCGCGTGAGCTAGAGCTCACCCTTACGGGAAAAGATGCCGGAAAAGCGATCGGGCGGGTGCCGATGGCGGGCATTCCCCATCACGCCGCCGAACGGCATTGCAGCGATTTGATTCGCCTCGGGTATTCCGTAGCGCTCTGTGATCAACTCGAAACCACCCCCACCAAAGGCGCCCTGCTGAAGCGGGACATCACCCGCGTGCTCACCCCCGGCACGGTGCTTGAGGAAGGCATGCTCACGGCCCGACGCAACAACTGGCTTGCCGCGGTGGTGGTGGAGCCAGCCACCCAACACCAGCCATTTCGCTGGGGATTGGCCCAAGCGGATGTGAGCACCGGTGATGTGCAGGTGTTGCAGCGGGAAGGCAGTGATGGCTTACATCAACACCTGGCGCGGCTTCAGGCCTCCGAACTGCTTTGGAGTGGCGACGATCCTGCTCCGGCCTGGTGCCCAGATCGCGTCGGACTCACGCCAATGAGCAGCACCCCCTTCAGCCGCCCTGAAGCGGAGGCTGTGCTGCTGGAGCACTACAACCTGGCCAGTCTCGATGGCATCGGTCTACCGGAAGTACCGCTCGCCCTGCAGGCCATCGGCGGTTTACTGCAGTACGTCGGCGACACCCAACCGCTCGAAGACAACGCTCGAGTTCCCCTGGACGTGCCCGCAATCGTTCACAACGGCGACAGCCTCGTTCTAGATGCCCAAACCCGCCGCAACTTGGAACTCACCGCCACCCAGCGGGATGGGCTACTGCAGGGATCGTTGCTATGGGCCATCGATCGCACCCTCACCGCCATGGGAGGGCGTTGCCTACGCCGCTGGATTGAAGCCCCGCTTATGGATCGTTCTGCGATCCAGCAACGCCAAACCGTGGTGAGCCGCCTTGTGGAGAAGCGGCCCTTGCGCCAAACGCTGCGCCGACTGCTGCGACCCATGGGCGATCTCGAACGGTTGGCAGGACGCGCCGGAGCCGGCCATGCCGGTGCTAGAGATTTAGTGGCCATCGCCGACGGGCTGGAACGACTGCCGCAACTCGCCGCTCAACTCAACGGCCAGCTCACAGATGGGCCTGCATGGCTCCAGGCACTGTTTGATCCACAACCACAGCTACAGGAGCTGGCAACAACCGTCAGCAACACACTGAAGGAAGCGCCGCCACTGTCCCTCAGCGAAGGGGGGTTCATCCACGATGGAGTCGACCCTCTTCTCGACGGTCTGCGCAACCAACTCGATGATCAAGACGCCTGGCTCGCGCAGCAAGAACGACAGGAGCGGCAGGGGAGCGGGATCAGCACCCTGAGGCTTCAACACCACCGCACCTTCGGCTACTTCCTCGCGGTGAGCAAAGCCAAAACATCAAGCGTGCCGGACCACTGGATCCGACGCCAAACGCTCGCCAATGAAGAACGCTTCATCACCCCCGAGCTCAAGGAGCGGGAAGGACACATTTTCCAGTTGCGTGCCCGTGCCTGCCAGCGCGAGTACGAGCTGTTCGTGCAGTTGCGGGAGCAGGTGGGACTGATGGCCACATCAATCCGCGAAGCCGCTCGGGCGGTGGCCGGGCTCGATGCTCTGACTGGCCTGGCGGACGTGGCCGCCACCAGCAACTTTTGTGCGCCTGAACTGACCAACAACCGTGAGCTGACTCTCTCGGCAGCGCGGCACCCCGTGGTGGAACAGCTGCTGGTGGAAACTCCCTTCACACCGAACGATGTAGCCCTCGGCAACGGCAGAGATTTAGTCGTGCTGACTGGACCCAACGCCAGTGGCAAAAGCTGTTATTTGCGCCAAATCGGTCTGATCCAACTGCTCGCTCAAGTCGGCAGCTGGGTGCCCGCCAAAGAGGCGAAAATCGGCATTGCCGATCGGATTTTCACCCGCGTTGGTGCCGTCGATGATCTCGCCGCTGGCCAATCCACCTTCATGGTGGAAATGGCCGAAACAGCCAACATCCTGCATCACGCCACATCACGCTCTCTGGTGTTGCTCGACGAGATTGGGCGAGGCACCGCCACCTTCGATGGCCTCTCGATCGCCTGGGCTGTGAGTGAACATCTGGCCGGCGACCTCAAGGCCCGCACCGTGTTCGCTACGCATTATCACGAGCTCAACGCCTTGGCTGGCGAACGCGACAACGTGGCCAACTTTCAGGTGATGGTGGAAGAAACGGGTGACAATCTGCTCTTCTTGCACCAGGTGAGGCCAGGCGGAGCCAGCCGAAGCTACGGCATCGAAGCCGCACGTCTCGCTGGTGTTCCAATGGCGGTGGTGCAGCGCGCTCAGCAAGTGCTGGATCAACTGGGAGATTGA
- the uvrB gene encoding excinuclease ABC subunit UvrB, with amino-acid sequence MPAFDLTAPYSPKGDQPTAITQLVDGVNGGERYQTLLGATGTGKTFTMANVIAQTGRPALVLAHNKTLAAQLCNELREFFPENAVEYFISYYDYYQPEAYVPVSDTYIAKTASINEEIDMLRHSATRSLFERRDVIVVASISCIYGLGIPSEYLKAAVKFEVGATLNIRGQLRELVNNQYSRNDTEIARGRFRMKGDVLEIGPAYDDRLVRIELFGDEVEAIRYVDPTTGEILQSLEDINIYPAKHFVTPKDRLDDAIKAIRMELRDRLEFLNGEGKLLEAQRLEQRTKYDLEMLDQVGYCNGVENYARHLAGREAGTPPECLIDYFPDDWLLIVDESHVTCSQLQAMYNGDQARKKVLVDHGFRLPSAADNRPLKGSEFWEKARQTVFVSATPGNWELEVSTGQVAQQVIRPTGVLDPLIEVRPTTGQVDDLLGEIRDRAAKNQRVLVTTLTKRMAEDLTDYLAENGTRVRYLHSEIHSIERIEIIQDLRLGEYDVLVGVNLLREGLDLPEVSLVAILDADKEGFLRAERSLIQTIGRAARHVEGKALLYAENMTDSMLKAIDVTEKRRKIQHTYNEEHGIVPTAAGKKASNSILSFLELSRKLKQDGPDADLVEVAGKAVRALEKDADAGLALEALPELIDQLESKMKDAAKKLDFEEAANLRDRVKQLRQKMAGSR; translated from the coding sequence ATGCCCGCCTTCGATCTCACGGCGCCCTATTCCCCAAAAGGGGACCAACCCACGGCAATCACCCAACTCGTGGATGGGGTGAATGGTGGCGAGCGTTATCAGACCCTCCTTGGTGCGACGGGGACAGGCAAAACCTTCACGATGGCCAATGTGATTGCCCAGACCGGGCGACCGGCGTTGGTGTTGGCCCATAACAAGACGTTGGCGGCTCAGCTGTGCAACGAGCTGCGGGAGTTTTTTCCCGAGAATGCCGTTGAGTACTTCATTTCGTACTACGACTACTACCAACCGGAGGCCTACGTTCCGGTGAGCGATACCTATATCGCCAAGACCGCGTCGATCAACGAAGAGATCGACATGCTGCGCCACTCCGCCACCCGCTCCTTGTTTGAGCGGCGCGATGTGATCGTGGTCGCGTCGATCAGCTGCATTTATGGCCTGGGGATTCCGAGTGAATACCTCAAGGCGGCGGTGAAGTTTGAAGTGGGAGCCACCCTCAACATTCGCGGGCAGTTGCGGGAGTTGGTCAACAACCAGTACAGCCGAAACGACACCGAAATCGCTCGGGGCCGTTTTCGGATGAAGGGTGATGTTCTGGAAATTGGTCCGGCCTACGACGACCGGTTGGTGCGCATTGAGTTGTTTGGCGATGAGGTGGAAGCGATCCGCTACGTCGACCCCACCACCGGGGAGATTTTGCAGAGCCTGGAGGACATCAACATTTATCCGGCGAAGCACTTCGTCACTCCGAAAGACCGTTTAGACGACGCGATTAAGGCGATCCGCATGGAACTCAGAGATCGTCTTGAGTTTTTGAATGGCGAAGGCAAATTGTTGGAGGCGCAGCGGCTGGAGCAGCGCACCAAGTACGACTTGGAGATGCTCGACCAAGTTGGGTATTGCAATGGCGTGGAGAATTACGCCCGGCATCTGGCCGGTCGAGAGGCGGGCACACCGCCTGAATGCCTGATTGATTACTTTCCGGACGATTGGCTGCTGATCGTGGATGAAAGCCACGTCACCTGCTCGCAATTGCAGGCGATGTACAACGGCGATCAAGCCCGTAAAAAGGTGTTGGTAGACCACGGCTTTCGGCTGCCCAGTGCCGCCGATAACCGGCCGTTGAAGGGCTCAGAATTTTGGGAGAAGGCCCGTCAAACAGTGTTCGTGAGTGCCACGCCGGGCAATTGGGAATTGGAGGTGAGCACTGGTCAGGTGGCGCAACAGGTCATTCGTCCCACTGGGGTGTTGGATCCACTAATTGAGGTGCGGCCCACCACCGGCCAGGTGGACGATTTATTGGGCGAAATTCGGGATCGTGCTGCGAAGAATCAGCGGGTCTTGGTGACCACCCTCACCAAGCGGATGGCAGAAGATCTCACCGATTATTTGGCCGAAAACGGCACACGGGTGCGTTATCTCCACTCGGAGATCCATTCGATTGAGCGGATCGAGATCATTCAAGATTTACGGCTCGGTGAATACGACGTTCTGGTGGGAGTGAACCTGCTGCGGGAGGGTTTGGATCTCCCCGAGGTGTCGCTTGTGGCGATTTTGGATGCCGATAAGGAGGGTTTCCTGCGGGCTGAGCGTTCCTTAATTCAGACGATCGGTCGGGCGGCGCGCCATGTGGAGGGCAAGGCGCTGCTTTACGCCGAGAACATGACCGATTCGATGCTCAAGGCGATTGATGTCACCGAGAAACGGCGCAAGATCCAGCACACCTACAACGAGGAGCACGGCATCGTTCCGACGGCTGCGGGCAAGAAGGCGAGCAATTCGATTTTGAGCTTCCTGGAGTTGTCCAGGAAGCTGAAGCAAGACGGCCCTGATGCCGACCTGGTGGAGGTGGCGGGTAAAGCGGTTCGGGCCTTAGAAAAAGATGCCGATGCGGGATTGGCACTCGAGGCCTTGCCCGAATTGATCGATCAGCTCGAAAGCAAGATGAAGGATGCCGCCAAGAAGCTCGACTTTGAAGAGGCGGCCAACTTGCGTGATCGGGTGAAGCAACTGCGCCAAAAGATGGCCGGCAGCCGCTGA
- a CDS encoding glycosyltransferase — MKHPITTVLFHYGTFQPLWQQASLLQAGPRIPDGPESLHLNEPTVPRLLEALARRRWDSRGVLLHYSDPFLMRSAPLRDVRAWPGPTLLACGDLHHGPAPIETLEGYLRKEPHDAVLLTFNPSSVDGVQQRLKVPVRCLAPTFFRYPTATPTPISQRRLELLHVGSLGPHHPHRRELVEALIDRKSVPFRHATTRSAEEAATLYAQHALVLNVPLNNDLNHRFFEVMAAGVAQVIVGDRNLMGDLHQLADRPDVFWANSLDELEALVQHLFANPEALLSIPVASPSNLPLTNLLKQALAP, encoded by the coding sequence TTGAAACACCCCATCACCACCGTGCTGTTTCATTACGGCACGTTCCAGCCGCTATGGCAGCAGGCATCACTACTGCAGGCCGGCCCCCGGATTCCTGATGGGCCTGAGTCACTCCACCTGAACGAGCCGACAGTGCCAAGACTCCTCGAAGCTCTCGCTCGACGGCGCTGGGACAGTCGTGGCGTGTTGCTGCATTACAGCGACCCGTTCCTTATGCGAAGCGCTCCATTGCGCGATGTACGCGCCTGGCCTGGGCCAACGTTGCTGGCATGTGGAGATCTCCATCACGGACCAGCACCGATCGAGACCCTTGAGGGTTATCTGAGGAAAGAACCCCACGACGCCGTACTCCTCACATTCAATCCGTCATCGGTCGACGGCGTTCAACAACGCCTCAAGGTTCCGGTGCGCTGCCTCGCTCCAACCTTTTTTCGTTACCCGACAGCCACCCCCACCCCGATCAGCCAACGTCGCTTGGAATTGCTGCATGTGGGAAGTCTTGGCCCCCATCACCCCCATCGTCGCGAGCTTGTAGAAGCCTTAATCGACAGGAAGTCTGTGCCCTTCAGACATGCCACAACACGCAGTGCAGAAGAGGCAGCAACCCTCTATGCCCAACATGCTCTTGTCCTGAATGTGCCCCTCAACAACGACCTCAACCATCGCTTTTTTGAGGTGATGGCCGCAGGAGTCGCTCAGGTGATTGTCGGGGACCGCAATCTGATGGGAGACCTACACCAACTTGCTGATCGTCCTGATGTGTTCTGGGCCAACTCACTGGACGAACTAGAAGCTCTCGTTCAACATCTTTTTGCTAACCCTGAGGCACTCCTGAGCATCCCAGTCGCTTCCCCTAGCAATTTGCCACTAACAAACCTTTTGAAACAGGCACTAGCCCCTTGA
- a CDS encoding phage holin family protein gives MGPIGWLFQWPVRALVLLLVAAMPLGVEFSGFSTALGSAALIGLLGTLLIVPLKLLLALPWAVASLGGLLAPVSWLFNWLITVILFSLAAVLIDGFRLKNGLSSAVLGAVAYSVLSTVFIRLLGLGDVNLIRAALA, from the coding sequence ATGGGTCCGATTGGCTGGCTGTTTCAGTGGCCGGTTCGGGCTTTGGTGCTCCTTCTGGTGGCGGCGATGCCGTTGGGGGTGGAGTTTTCAGGCTTTTCAACGGCCCTCGGTTCTGCAGCGCTGATTGGTTTGTTGGGGACGCTGCTGATTGTTCCGTTAAAGCTTTTGTTGGCGTTGCCCTGGGCTGTGGCCAGCCTGGGTGGATTGCTGGCTCCGGTGAGCTGGCTGTTCAATTGGCTGATCACAGTGATCCTGTTCAGCTTGGCGGCGGTGTTGATTGACGGGTTCCGGCTTAAAAATGGCCTGTCCAGCGCTGTATTGGGGGCTGTGGCTTACAGCGTGTTGAGCACCGTGTTCATTCGTTTGCTTGGTTTGGGCGATGTGAACCTGATCCGAGCAGCGCTGGCCTGA
- a CDS encoding GNAT family N-acetyltransferase yields MAPIRLVHHAPGAPGLRFFGLGPNFIPSRALLKLQRLLDRHAFWARGRSFEQLRRLLSGSDAVVSVWRGKRLVGFGRATSDGFSRAVLWDIVVAGDLQGHGLGRRVLEELLHAPAVIGVERVYLMTTNSAGFYSQLGFQTAEPQQLMVLRR; encoded by the coding sequence ATGGCTCCAATCCGGTTGGTTCACCACGCGCCAGGTGCCCCCGGGCTCCGTTTTTTTGGACTAGGACCGAATTTCATCCCATCCCGCGCACTGCTCAAACTGCAGCGGCTATTAGATCGCCATGCCTTCTGGGCCCGAGGCCGGAGCTTCGAGCAGTTGCGGCGGCTTTTATCAGGAAGTGACGCAGTCGTGAGTGTTTGGCGCGGCAAGCGTCTGGTGGGTTTCGGGCGAGCCACCTCCGATGGATTCAGCCGAGCCGTCCTCTGGGACATCGTGGTGGCAGGCGACTTACAAGGCCATGGCTTGGGTCGACGCGTGCTGGAAGAACTGCTGCATGCGCCCGCCGTAATAGGGGTGGAACGTGTTTATTTAATGACGACAAATAGTGCAGGTTTTTATAGTCAACTGGGCTTTCAGACTGCTGAACCTCAACAGTTGATGGTGCTACGCCGCTGA